AGAGCTTGTTGTTATGGAGAGTTTGAGAGCGATCAGGAATTCATCGTGATGTACCTGTTATCATTTGAGTATTATGATGGTACCGTCGAAGTTTATGGTGGGTCTGGTCGTACACCACTTTGTTGGACCGCCAAGTAAGAGCAGATAATGGTATGATGACTATGTTGGTCAAGGTTCGTGGGAGAGAGACGGGATTCAGGAGGATACCTGGGAGTCCGAGCCCCAAATGAGGATTGATTATCCAGAGCTGTTTCGGGGTGTCATTGGAGAGTTTGGTGATGTGAATTCGGGGTCGAATTCCTTgttagtgggggagaattgtaatgacccactcccaccatctccacttctttctccaaccccaccacttccaccttcttctccaccatctccaccatctccaccttcttccccaccatctccaccttctATAAAActcaagaaaaagagaaagagagagagagagagaagaagaagaggagagaaagCTCACCTGAGCTCGTTGCCGGAGCAACCGTGCGCCGTGATCACGTTCAGCTTGCCACCACCGATAAACACCCTAGGTAACCGCCGGAAACCGCATTCCTTAAGCTCAGTTTCGTTTCCGTTTAGTAAATCACCCATAACTTCCTAACCGTGATGAATCTCGTGAATCCAAGACCACCATCGTGTTTCTCCTGACGAGACGAATCCGTAGCCACCGAAAACGCCTCAATcggagcccggacgaagccgcACGCGCCTCCAGAAGTTTCGCCACTGCGCGCGCGTGAGGTACACGCGGCGCCGCCGGACCACGGTCATCCGCCGCAGCTCCGCCGCAGGACCACCGTCCTccgccgcagctccgccgtcgccgccggccatatttccggtaagccgccgccggagctccgccgtcgccggcggtgaccgacaccggtgactcgccggcgactcgccaactcggccgagtcgacccggtgagtcaactcggtgacTCGGTCAAACCGGTGGTTTGACTGGTTTGActggtttaaattgatttcaattcggttaggttaaaccggtcggttaaaatcaattggaaatcggttaggaaaaaccggattaattaattaattaattaattaattaaataattaatctttgaccagcgggttgacttttccgtaaatacccgttttaaaccgttcaaAAAGCGTTCcgactcgaaatttcgatctgatttcagatttggagtccatttgagcagctggagttcatagttaccacttctcttcattgctaaggtgagggctattccgttaaatcccgagctagtttagtactaccattatggaaagtttagtttcgaaacatgatccgtcttTGTGAATCGAGTCTATTTGAGAGTCTTGTTTGTTCATTATTGATATTGGTTGTTAACTGGAATTAgaataatagaggattcaacgattgtgtgaaatgattgatgctaagaactgctatatatatgtatatacatagttatgagtagggactatgtgatgAGGGCGTGAGCTCAGAGATGTCTGAGCTTCGACGCTACGGTGTGGTATGGGCGTGAGTTCAGAGACGTTTGAGCTTCGACGCTACTGTTTGGGGcgtggtgcagagacgtttgcattcgACGCTACGatgggcgggggtacagagacagactgtactagcgacgcttcgagtatatgtatatatccttatgaggagaTGCGCGGTGCAGAGAGTAGCTATGTACTATAAGCGCATGAGTTGTAACGGCTAGTCCTCTAGCCGAATATTGATTGttatgtgtggtgtaataggcaccgtgtttgtttcatgctagagctaggcctacattttagtagtgctatgaactcagtctgtggtttgcggtttagcatcccatacctcgctgggcaactcccctgttgctcacccctccttctttcccccttccaggtgagaccgacgagcaggagtgattatcagaccggtgctattgggcttttgggcttctatcgctTTTACCGCTTTTATCGTTATCGGGCCTTTTGGCGTTATGCTATcgtattgacttttatattatggtggaaattattattattatttgagttgtattattattttatttccgcttttatctatttattatatttcgaaagtgacgggtgttacattttggtatcagagctatttatttatcgtaacattttattatgtaaatcggggtgtcacaatttggtatcagagctatttatttatcgtaacattttattatgtaaatagggttgtcacaatttggtatcagagcgggttccgtcccggctccgacccgggatggcgattttTGGAGACctggttttattcggttttgacggttttaaacgatttcaaaatattttcggggatttgagaattttgaaaataaaaataaatagcaccTTTCCGTTCGATATCACTTCTTCTTAAATGTTGGTATCCAAAGTTCAGCGTAAGTTAACTATTCGCTCCCCTTTCAGATGCCGCCAAGGAGAAGAACCACCCGTACCCAGACCGCCAGAGCTGTTAGAGACGATGTAGATGAGCATGAGCAGCCCGCAGTTCCACCACCCACGGCTCCACCAGTTGATCAGGATGCATTGAGATAGATGGTTCAGGATGCCGCTAGACAGGCCGCTCAGGAGGCACTTCAGCAGATTGCCCAGGAGGCAGCCAGGCAGGCCGCTCAGGAGGCCGCCCGAGTAGCTGCTCAGGAGGTTGCTCGTCAGATGGCTGCCGTTCAGCAGGGTCCTCAGGTTCAGGTGCAGCAGGGTCCGCAGATTCGGGTTCAGCAAGTTCCACTGGTTCAGGTCCAACAGGATCAGCAGGGTCCAGTTCAGCAGTTTGCTCATGGTGTTCAGGATCtaccgccaccaccaccgcgACCTCATGTTTACCCGGTTTATGATGAGAGGTTCTACAGGCTGACATGTCAGATGAGAAACATGGAGATGGAGCATTTTAGCGGAACAGTGGATGCTGTAGCTGCACATGATTGGAAGTTAGCCTTGCAGCGGAAGCTGGAGATTATTGAGTGTCCACCAGAGTTGTCGCTCAGATTGACTATACAATACCTTcatggagatgctcttatatgGTGGGAGGGAATACGATTGAGTCACTTTGGGCCAGGGAGGCTTACCTTTGCAGACTTCATCCGAGAGTTCGATAGGAAATACTTTCCGAAGGAAGCTATGGATAGGAAGAAATGCGTGTTCGAGCATGCAAGTCAGGGTAAGATGTCTATCAGGGAGTATGAGGTTGTGTTTAACCAACTTCGCAGGTTTGCTGGAGAGGGCATTTTAGAGGAAGACCTGATGAGGAAATTTCTGAATGGGATGCGAGTAGAGATTCACAACAGGTGCCATGTCGCCACTTATCACAGATTGGGAGACTTGGTGGAGAAAGCTGCCGAGCAGGAGGCAGGTTTGGCAGAGGAGCAGAAGTACACCAAGGCAGATCAGCCTAAGTTTGGAGGGACTTCAGAGGCACATCAGAGGACATGGGACAAACCGAGCATACAATGCTTTTATTGTGGAAAGATGGGACATAAGAGTAGGGTTTGTCGGAGTAGGCTATTTAATGCCCAGGTTGCGCCACCAGCAGCGGCAGCAGCACCAGTAGTGGATGTTAGGAACTGTTTTGGTTGTAACAAGCCAGGTCACATTTCAGAGACTGTCCGAGGAGGGGTAATGCAGCGCTTCCACCACCACCGAAGCGTTTAGCCATCGCTCCACGTGTGTTTACGGTTGGAGATCCCCAGGGAGCTGAGCCGATAGCGGGCATGTTCTTATCATACTTGCTTGTGTTAATATTTGTGGTTTTGTGGTTATCTTGTATAGTTCGAGATTAGTGAATCTCGCGTATGATTGGTTGTGGTTGGTGTGAGTTACTTCACACCTTATTTGACTTAAGAGCttttcatagttttgtgagttcgCGTTTGGTTAAGTTTTAGTCTTTTTGGAGGGATCTTCTAACCGAAAGATAAGCAGATTTAGATTGTTGTTATGGAGAGCTTGTTGTTATGGAGAGTTTGAGAGCGATCAGGAATTCATCGTGATGTACCTGTTATCATTTGAGTATTATGATGGTACCGTCGAAGTTTATGGTGGGTCTGGTCGTACACCACTTTGTTGGACCGCCAAGTAAGAGCAGATAATGGTATGATGACTATGTTGGTCAAGGTTCGTGGGAGAGAGACGGGATTCAGGAGGATACCTGGGAGTCCGAGCCCCAAATGAGGATTGATTATCCAGAGCTGTTTCGGGGTGTCATTGGAGAGTTTGGTGATGTGAATTCGGGGTCGAATTCCTTgttagtgggggagaattgtaatgacccactcccaccatctccacttctttctccaaccccaccacttccaccttcttctccaccatctccaccatctccaccttcttccccaccatctccaccttctATAAAActcaagaaaaagagaaagagagagagagagagaagaagaagaggagagaaagCTCACCTGAGCTCGTTGCCGGAGCAACCGTGCGCCGTGATCACGTTCAGCTTGCCACCACCGATAAACACCCTAGGTAACCGCCGGAAACCGCATTCCTTAAGCTCAGTTTCGTTTCCGTTTAGTAAATCACCCATAACTTCCTAACCGTGATGAATCTCGTGAATCCAAGACCACCATCGTGTTTCTCCTGACGAGACGAATCCGTAGCCACCGAAAACGCCTCAATcggagcccggacgaagccgcACGCGCCTCCAGAAGTTTCGCCACTGCGCGCGCGTGAGGtacacgcgccgccgccggacCACGGTCACCCGCCGCAGCTCCGCCGCAGGACCACCGTCCTCCGCCGCAGGACCACCGTCCTccgccgcagctccgccgtcgccgccggccatatttccggtaagccgccgccggagctccgccgtcgccggcggtgaccgacaccggtgactcgccggcgactcgccaactcggccgagtcgacccggtgagtcaactcggtgacTCGGTCAAACCGGTGGTTTGACTGGTTTGActggtttaaattgatttcaattcggttaggttaaaccggtcggttaaaatcaattggaaatcggttaggaaaaaccggattaattaattaattaattaattaattaaataattaatctttgaccagcgggttgacttttccgtaaatacccgttttaaaccgttcaaAAAGCGTTCCGACTCGAAATTTctatctgatttcagatttggagtccatttgagcagctggagttcatagttaccacttctcttcattgctaaggtAAGGGCTAttccgttaaatcccgagctagtttagtactaccattatggaaagtttagtttcgaaacatgatccgtcttTGTGAATCGAGTCTATTTGAGAGTCTTGTTTGTTCATTATTGATATTGGTTGTTAACTGGAATTAgaataatagaggattcaacgattgtgtgaaatgattgatgctaagaactgctatatatatgtatatacatagttatgagtagAGACTATGTGATGAGGGCGTGAGCTCAGAGATGTCTGAGCTTCGACGCTACGGTGTGGTATGGGCGTGAGTTCAGAGACGTTTGAGCTTCGACGCTACTGTTTGGGGcgtggtgcagagacgtttgcattcgACGCTACGatgggcgggggtacagagacagactgtactagcgacgcttcgagtatatgtatatatccttatgaggagaTGCGCGGTGCAGAGAGTAGCTATGTACTATAAGCGCATGAGTTGTAACGGCTAGTCCTCTAGCCGAATATTGATTGttatgtgtggtgtaataggcaccgtgtttgtttcatgctagagctaggcctacattttagtagtgctatgaacttagtctgtggtttgcggtttagcatcccatacctcgctgggcaactcccctgttgctcacccctccttctttcccccttccaggtgagaccgacgagcaggagtgattatcggaccggtgctattgggcttttgggcttctatcgctTTTACCGCTTTTATCGTTATCGGGCCTTTTGGCGTTATGCTATcgtattgacttttatattatggtggaaattattattattatttgagttgtattattattttatttccgcttttatctatttattatatttcgaaagtgacgggtgttacattttggtatcagagctatttatttatcgtaacattttattatgtaaatcggggtgtcacaatttggtatcagagctatttatttatcgtaacattttattatgtagTTGTCACAAAATTGTTGGTGAGAAAAGATACCATCTTCAAGAAACCTTCGTCTTCTTTGTACAACGCACGAGCGGCTACGGTTCTCAAGAAAGCGTTCGAGCTATCGGAGCTATGCGGTGTGGATGTGTGCATCATCTGGTACGACCGCGAAGGTAACCTAGTGAAGACGTGGCCTGAGAACGAGGAAGCCAAAGTTAGAGCCATCGCAGAGCGATACAGCATGTTAAGCGAAGAAGAAAGGggcaagaaaagaaacaacctCTCAGGGTTTCTAAACAAGAAGATGATCCGCGACAAGAAGGAGTCTTTGAGGAAAAGGGATAACAAATTCTTCCAAGAAGTGTCAGAGCTTGAGGATTCGTTGCAGACTCGCTTACAGACAATCAAAGAAAGCCTTCATCTTGATCAACCCCAGGATATATCTTCTAATGATTCCTCGATAATTAATGCGTATCATCATCAAGCATCATCACTATTgagttatccgagtagtagcaGCGAGAATTGTGTTGATGTATCCACCACCACGTCGATGGATCATCCGCGGAGCAAATTCTCGATCTTGTTGTTTAACCATGAGAATGGTGCGCTCACTCAATTAGCCAACCCTTCTGCTCTTTCAAGCTTTGAACAACAGCCTCAGATTCAGTGTAATCAAGATTATGGTACTAATTACATGGATTTATTACTTGGGAAACAAGGCTGCAACAACTTCGATCTTCTCATGCCCGCCCTTTTTCCTCCTCCGATGATGATGCAGACACAAACCCCAAATTTCGAGCAGTTTATGCAGACACAACCGGTGTATAATCAGATACCAGCTTTTGGAACGATGCTCTCTTAGGTCTGAAGAACTGATAGTTTGACTATAGGGTCAACACTTTTTATTATCTTGTGTCTGTTTGCTATTATGTTGTCAATCAATTGAATAGAAGAGGTTCTAATTTCGTGAGTCTATATGTTAAAGTtgtctaatttttttgtaattgtcGTAAACCCTAAATATTAATTCTGAGAGACTTCTTCTTATACAATCttcttgtctctgtttttctttttgttctttttttcataaataaattgaacCCCACTAATGTTTTAATTCTGTAACCGTCACTCTTTGAGTTCTTTTAGCAAATAACCTGAAGTTGAATTTTTGACAAGAGTCAGAGAGATGTTTGGCTCTCTAAGCAGCCGAACACTAGTTTGAGTATATGTATGCAGATCAAATTATGAAATCTCTGGCTGTTTTTATGGGTTGATACAAGAACCCTCCTTCAAATAAACTTGTGCGTTTAACAAGTATAGAAGTTCCATACCAATTTCACCGGCTAGGCTCTTAGCTCTATTGTATGTAGCCATGGACTGAGACTGAGAGTAGACTGAGAGTTGAGAGTCTTTCAACTACTAAGCAAGGTGGTCTCCCTGGTTTGGTGTTCTCGAATAAGATTATCAGTTTACTTAAGCTTTGTTCCTTTATCAGTCTCTTAACTGGTTCTCAATTAATATTAACatgtttccttttgttttgttgCAGTGGAAGAAAAAAACTCTGTAACGCCGAGAATATGTAGAGATGTAAACTTCAGAAGGGAAAAAATACAGTAAAATCATGGATGAAGCTTCTTTAATGGTGGAGCACATGTTCATTGGTATGAAGGCTTTCTAAGTCACATCATTGACATCAAGGCTGCACTAACGGCTAACCACTATATTCCAATGCTGCGAGAATTGTAGGCAGAAATTCTAGGCAGCAATTATGGCCAAGCTTGAAATGGTCAGTGACCTCGAAGATTGCTTGTAGGCTAGAACCATCAGGCATGAAGTGATGAATTTTGTTTCATGGCTGCTCCGAATGAGAATTTAAGTACAGGGGTTTACAACCCCTAATAAGATTTTGTAACTAAGAATTTAAATATGGAACATAATATAAAGATTTTTGGTAAATATAGAAGAAGGATTGAAGATGATTTTAGTTAGCTTCAAAGCAAAGAAAGCTGAGGTTAAAACCAAATTTCTTGTTGGCTCCAAGGAGATTATGAAACACAACGTTGCCTATCTCATCCGTACCTGTGAATATGCTCTTCCCTAGTCAATAAAACATCTCTCATCCTGAGTTCGGTCCTTCTTATAGCTTCCATGCTTTTTGCGGTCGAAGCTGTGGCAGTCTCATACCTgaataaaacagaaaaaatatgataagatgaagattaagaaaatatatccgactttttatatttcaggtactttttcgaatttcaactttgtatatatattctggtatatattgatttttcaatatatatttttagtttttattcttttaaattttatatgaaattttaataacctttgttaattttatgttaattacaaaaaatagtatcTACATTATGttcatttcattttaataacctttttgttaatttactttattttgtatgaatttctattttgttttggaAACGATATTTtggaagttttgaaattttgtaaaatagtGATTTGGTATATTATGATTAGTGGTTTTATATCCTATGTGGATGGCTTCTagcttttatataatatagatttgttgATTTGAGCTTGAAGTTAGGGGTTTGCAATTTTGTGAACAGGCGTTTGTCGACGATTAGAGCTTAAAGTTAGGGTTTTGCAATTTACACATGTCTTCCAATATTAGGGCAGATAAGAAGTA
This Brassica napus cultivar Da-Ae chromosome C6, Da-Ae, whole genome shotgun sequence DNA region includes the following protein-coding sequences:
- the LOC125588624 gene encoding uncharacterized protein LOC125588624 isoform X2 yields the protein MVQDAARQAAQEALQQIAQEAARQAAQEAARVAAQEVARQMAAVQQGPQVQVQQGPQIRVQQVPLVQVQQDQQGPVQQFAHGVQDLPPPPPRPHVYPVYDERFYRLTCQMRNMEMEHFSGTVDAVAAHDWKLALQRKLEIIECPPELSLRLTIQYLHGDALIWWEGIRLSHFGPGRLTFADFIREFDRKYFPKEAMDRKKCVFEHASQGKMSIREYEVVFNQLRRFAGEGILEEDLMRKFLNGMRVEIHNRCHVATYHRLGDLVEKAAEQEAGLAEEQKYTKADQPKFGGTSEAHQRTWDKPSIQCFYCGKMGHKSRVCRSRLFNAQVAPPAAAAAPVVDVRNCFGCNKPGHISETVRGGVMQRFHHHRSV
- the LOC125588516 gene encoding agamous-like MADS-box protein AGL53; amino-acid sequence: MGVSSETFELRRYCLGRGAETFAFDATMGGGTETDFVTKLLVRKDTIFKKPSSSLYNARAATVLKKAFELSELCGVDVCIIWYDREGNLVKTWPENEEAKVRAIAERYSMLSEEERGKKRNNLSGFLNKKMIRDKKESLRKRDNKFFQEVSELEDSLQTRLQTIKESLHLDQPQDISSNDSSIINAYHHQASSLLSYPSSSSENCVDVSTTTSMDHPRSKFSILLFNHENGALTQLANPSALSSFEQQPQIQCNQDYGTNYMDLLLGKQGCNNFDLLMPALFPPPMMMQTQTPNFEQFMQTQPVYNQIPAFGTMLS